The following coding sequences lie in one Yamadazyma tenuis chromosome 3, complete sequence genomic window:
- the PRI2 gene encoding DNA primase subunit pri2 (EggNog:ENOG503NWKN; BUSCO:EOG092626HU; COG:L) — MFRQAKRRTAGRRNFDTKNVIYQSSKLAALYTSRLSFYDIPPLEEITLEEFESWAIDRLKVLIEIESCTARSKSFKEIEQIIKPVVNKYLPLSPLIEGKNDAQVLQERKKDHYSHYILRLVFCRTDELRKKFVKNEMLLFKIRYGNMQLSEKSQFIELHNDTLDWNYIGAEEKTELFEDLFNATSASIRTQMMLDNEKSTITGEQLRQHILRNESFIKLPFEKIPNLVGSRSILVRQGYGYIPTSFQLNLLVIEVQENLSKNLVKTFQAIPRLDEDDRLVPLLQALSKNFSSVQYDSNFGDESASDINATSITSNKIMSHYPLCAKVLQKSLVANHHLRFQGRQQLSLFLKGIGLNVDEALRFWSTQFTSGNTGISLEKFNKEYKYNIRHSYGLEGARINYKPWDCATILSKPKPNKSESHGCPYRDLKLEVLVDNLKDMGITEQSDLNVIIDDVNKNSYTVACTRVFELTHKKQLKPNENLHINHPNLYFDRSRQLEKAQS; from the coding sequence ATGTTTAGGCAAGCCAAGAGAAGAACGGCCGGGCGCCGAAACTTCGACACCAAGAACGTGATCTACCAATCGTCCAAATTGGCGGCGTTGTACACGTCCAGGCTCTCTTTCTACGACATTCCTCcgcttgaagaaatcaccttggaagagtttgaaaGTTGGGCCATAGACAGattgaaggttttgattgaaatcGAGTCTTGTACTGCCAGAAGCAAGTCgttcaaggaaatcgaaCAGATCATCAAGCCGGTGGTAAACAAGTATCTTCCATTGTCACCATTAATTGAAGGTAAAAATGATGCCCAGGTGTTACAGGAACGTAAAAAGGACCACTACAGCCACTATATTTTGCGGTTGGTGTTCTGCCGCACCGATGAGTTGAGGAAGAAGTTTGTCAAGAACGAGATGcttttgttcaaaatcagATATGGCAACATGCAGTTGTCTGAGAAGAGCCAGTTTATTGAATTGCATAACGATACATTGGACTGGAACTATATCGGGGCTGAAGAGAAGACTGAGCTTTTCGAGGACTTGTTCAATGCCACCAGTGCCAGCATCCGTACACAAATGATGCTTGACAATGAGAAGCTGACCATCACTGGTGAACAGTTAAGACAGCACATTCTCCGGAACGAGAGCTTTATCAAGCTACCGTTCGAGAAAATCCCCAACTTGGTGGGATCTAGGTCCATCTTGGTTCGCCAGGGTTACGGGTACATCCCCACCAGCTTCcagttgaacttgttggtaATTGAAGTCCAGGAGAAtttgtccaagaacttggtcAAGACCTTCCAGGCAATTCCCCGTTTGGACGAAGATGACCGGTTGGTACCCTTGTTGCAGGCGTTATCAAAGAACTTCTCGAGTGTTCAATATGATAGCAATTTCGGTGATGAAAGTGCCAGTGACATCAATGCTACATCCATCACCTCTAACAAGATCATGAGCCATTATCCGTTGTGTGCCAAAGTGTTGCAAAAGAGTTTGGTGGCCAACCATCACTTGCGGTTTCAAGGCCGTCAACAGCTCTcattgttcttgaaaggAATCGGGTTGAACGTGGACGAAGCATTGAGGTTCTGGAGTACCCAGTTCACCTCTGGTAATACCGGCATCTCCttggaaaaattcaacaaggaaTACAAGTATAACATCCGTCACAGCTACGGGTTGGAAGGGGCCCGTATCAACTACAAGCCTTGGGACTGTGCCACCATCTTGTCCAAGCCCAAGCCCAACAAAAGTGAATCGCATGGGTGCCCATACCGAGACCTAAAACTCGAGGTGCTTGTGgacaacttgaaagatATGGGTATCACCGAACAGTCAGACTTGAATGTGATCATAGACGACGTCAACAAGAACAGCTATACGGTTGCATGTACGCGAGTGTTCGAGTTGACGCATAAGAAGCAGTTAAAGCCCAATGAGAACTTGCATATCAACCATCCCAATCTCTATTTCGACCGGTCCCGTCAACTAGAAAAAGCCCAAAGCTAG